The following coding sequences lie in one Lolium perenne isolate Kyuss_39 chromosome 2, Kyuss_2.0, whole genome shotgun sequence genomic window:
- the LOC127328741 gene encoding uncharacterized protein — protein MSGPVKTSCYTWMQAISRIVKQHSPDEVTPYIHKIFQSFEWREEYNCSPVSHEELAAKQHFCLMLSKVSLKNFARWKFTTTSTGQGYLEADINPDPATMKQIRIATTQLECPSPPAPMHCMERYIQAEHAVVALGSAANVVFGGDMSWDDNTDLPFPLPAGWVDAWTLMKPHEDGTGSSSTRSGDWIEPFRAGGLCNAPRKRSDRFACKLRDYELRIVTYRA, from the exons ATGTCTGGTCCCGTGAAGACGTCGTGCTATACATGGATGCAGGCTATTAGCCGCATCGTTAAGCAGCACTCACCGGAT GAGGTTACGCCGTACATCCACAAGATCTTCCAGAGCTTCGAATGGCGGGAGGAGTACAACTGCTCGCCAGTGTCCCATGAAGAACTAGCAGCAAAACAGCACTTTTGCCTGATG CTGAGCAAGGTTTCTCTGAAGAACTTCGCGCGCTGGAAGTTCACTACTACCTCGACAGGGCAAGGCTACCTGGAGGCCGACATCAATCCAGATCCCGCGACAATGAAGCAGATCCGCATCGCCACGACCCAGCTCGAGTGCCCCAGCCCGCCGGCGCCGATGCACTGCATGGAGCGCTACATACAGGCCGAGCACGCCGTCGTGGCGCTCGGAAGCGCAGCGAACGTGGTGTTCGGCGGCGACATGAGCTGGGACGACAACACCGACCTGCCGTTCCCACTCCCTGCAGGCTGGGTCGATGCCTGGACCCTGATGAAGCCCCACGAGGATGGTACTGGTAGCAGTAGCACCCGCAGCGGTGACTGGATAGAGCCGTTCAGAGCCGGAGGCCTCTGCAATGCGCCCAGGAAACGGTCGGACAGGTTCGCGTGCAAGCTACGGGATTACGAGCTCAGGATAGTAACTTATAGAgcatag